The genomic stretch aAGGGAGACAAAACCACAGGGAAGAACAAAGGCCATTGCTCATGAGGGTTCATGTCAGCAGCGAGCGGCCTCTAGGAGACAAAACTTCCTAAGTATCACCGGTCCTGGCCCCCGGTTCATGCCTCGCATTTGCCTGCTCACCACACTGTCTGGGGACTGAAGCTGGCTTGGCAAGGCTGGGCTGCTATTATAGCCAGAGGTGACACCAGATGAGAGGCTTCCGTCGGAGCTGGTGCACCGGGAGCCAGAGGTGGCCAAGGTGTGTAgtttttcctcctcctgggaagGACAGGTCAGCGTCAGCCAGCTTCGGGTGCATCATTACCACACTCCCATCACCTCCCAGCGCCTCCTGCCTTAGCCTCACACCCTCACGCCGCCCCCGTCCCATTCCCAACTATATTCTCAAGCTGCCTCCTCCCAGACTCTCACCCGGGGACCAGAGCTGGTCTGATGAGGATGACACGTAAACAGAGCGAAGCAGCTCTGAACAGGCACCAGGACCCGACACCTTCCTCCAGAAGCTATGTTCCAAGACTCAGAGGCAGCATGGTGATGGCTGATCCAGTCTGAGGTCTGCCCCAGGCCCAAGCCCACCCAGAAATCAGAGGCTTGCCTCACTCCCTACCTGCAGCAGCTGGGAGATGATCTGCTGGCGAATTCTCAGCTTTTCCTGTTCAGTCCGCTCCCTCAGTTGGTCCCGGGCCCGGGCAATCTCCACTTTGGCCTCCTCACGGGCCCGCTGGTATTCTTGTAGCATCAGCTCTATGTCAGAGGGTGGgtgagaagaccttgatgctgaccCTGAGCTCCTGGGGAAAACCAGAGGGGTGGAGAGATGCCTTCTAACGTGGTCAGTGGGCGATGGCCCAGGCCCGCTCAACACCGCCTTCTTGAAAGACCCATCCTCTCTTTGCCCACAGGGTCTTCAAGCTTGGTTTTATAAACATCCTGAGGCTCAGGCCTGCAGCCTTACATAGCACATCATGGTCCCTCTAACCACTCCACCCCCTCCAcagctccctcccaccctcttttttccttttgcctctctCTCCACAGCTGCCTACCACTGTCCACAGGCACGTAGGACCCACTCCTGGTCACTCCTCGCATAGAAAGCTGTGGCCTCCGGTGTCCAGGACACTAGAGTCCAGGCCCCGCTCCCCACATGCTCTCGCCCCACACCGAGCAGGCTCCCCGCAGGGCAGTGGGTCCACCTACCGGGTGGTCTCCACAATGTCCTTCCTCAGCTGCTGCAGGTATTCTCGGCGCCGGCTGGGGAGGTCAAAGTCCCGGGCAAAGGTCAGTTGTTTCTTGGGGCTGAGGCTTCGTGACCGGCGGGAGTTCTGAAGTTCCTCAGACCGCTCCCTCTGGAGGGTCTCTGCTGGGTGTTTTGGCCTGAGACAGAACGTGACTGAGTCATTGACGCTGACCCTGAAGCCCCTTCTCCATCTTAAGATCTATCTCTGACCCCCAGAAAATCCCAGAGCTGAGCCAGGGAGAGGGGAACAGCCAGCTGTTAGCCTTCTCTGGCCTCCCACCCAGGACCCGGTCCTTACCGGGCGTATAGCTCCTCCTCCTCAGCAGCGAGCGCCTCCCCCGTGCCGCTCTGCAGCACCTGCAGCAGGGCGTCTGCCTCCCCGAAGCCATGGTGCAGTTTTGCTTCTGTGAGTTCTGTGCTGAGGGAGAGGTTCTGGGCCCCAACTTTCAGGGGGATCTGCTCCTTCTGGGGCCACTCAGGTGCCCGGCTCTGGTCCTCAGGGGCTTGTGGGAGCCTCTGGGACTGCTCTCCAGAGCTACAATCACATCTGGTCCCCAGGGAATCCATGGTACCTGGCCCTCCAGGAGAGTTATTCTGAGGCCCACACAAGTCACTAAATTTGTTATGCATGGGGATATCCCTCAGACCATGATGTTGGGGCTCAGGAGCCGTATGCATCTGGGAACCAGGGGGCAGCAGTCCCCCAGGCTGGCAGGCCACAGGCGGGCCCAAGATGCAACCCTGGAGCCCTGGGGTATCAGTCAACTCAGAGAAAGGGCAGGGGCTGTGGCGCTGGAGGCCCCCCCACGAAGAGGGAACGTCCAGAGCTGGCCGCAGCTCCACGGGAGATGCTGAGTGCTCACCCCTTTTCTCCGCCCTGCTCTGCCATCCACCTGGCCCCCTTCTGCTCAGTGGGCCACACTCTACTGAGGCCACGTCCTCAGGCAGAAAGCTGTCAGCCAGCCTCTGGCTCCTGTTACCCAGTGGAGGGGGCGACAGTCTGCTCTGCACCCCGGCGGTGGCCCTGGGCAGACACTGCTGCAGGGGCTGCTGCACAAAACAGACCTGGAGCTTTGTGCTCTGCTGTGGGCTGCCTTGGGAGCTCACCCCAAGGAAGGGCCTGCAGTCGCCCTCttctaaggaacttctgccttcTCCACATGGAGCCCCTGCTCTCCGAGAGCCATCTGCCTCATCAGTGGTTTGAGAAGAATTACCCACTGGAGGCCGGGGGGCAGGAAGGGGAAGGCTTGGGCTGGACATGAGTTTCTGGCGGCTGTCAAGGGAAAGAGCTgagggagatgaaagagacaaggCGCTTAGGGGGATCCCTGACCCTGGGGTGCTGGCACTAAGTGTAAGGATCGGGGAGGAGGCCCTGTCCACCAGCAAGGTGCTGGCCGACCCCTGCTCCTTCTGCACCCTGAGTTCCCCAACAGACTCCGCAACCTGGGTGTAGGGCCCTGGGGAGGAAAATGCGCTGAGGCAGGGTCTGCCAACAGCCAGGCAGGTGGGTTCCtctggctgggagctgggaggcaggagggcaTCTGGAGAAGCCTGGGGGCTCAGAGAAGGCAGGTTCTGCTCAAAGGGGCCTTTCTGAAAGTTGAAGTGGAATGAGGGTACAGGGGCGCTCTGGGGCCTGCAAAGAGTGTCTTCCCCCTGAAGATCTAGGGGCCCTGCTGTTTTCCACACTgtctcctctgcctctctcttctgAAGTGTCCCAGGAACACGTCCCTTTCCTTGAGACATGCTAGCAAGATCTGAGCCCAGCCCTTCAAGGATCACATTGACCTTCTGAGGGTCGGCCTCTGGGGCCTGGAGGTGGAGAGGTGGTGAGGCCAGGTCAGTCTGGATGCCCTCATCCACAGTAGTCTGAGTAGAGCCGTCCATCATCTGGGTCTGGGGCACCTCATGAGGGGTGTCCCTCTTGGCATTCCACTCCTTTTCGGCCACACTTGGCTGGGAGAGACTCCCCAACAGCTCTGAGGTGCTGTGCAGGAGTTGTGAGAGGTGCAGAGACAGGTTGTGCATGCTGGCCCAGGAGGCCAGATCTGACTGGGCAGAGAAGTCAGAATAGCTCCAGTGGGACCCGCAGCCCAGGGTCTGTGTGCCTTGCTCCAAGGTGTCCATCCTGGACTGAGCTATGGGACCACCCACCTCGGGCGGATACAGCCGCATAATCTCATCCACTGGACCTGCAGCGCTGCCCTCAGCCCAAGGGGGCTCCCTCCTCAGAGAACCCACTTCACCAGGGGTGCCCCGGAACTGGGCTCTCTCATCAGGACCCTTCAAGGGGGCTGATTCTTCAGAGCTGATCAGGATGTCGGGGTTCCTCAGGGCAGGCAAGGAACCCAATACCTCCCAAGCCTCACGCAAACCTCGGGCATTTCCACCGCTGCTGCATTTGTTCAACAGGCTCTGGGCGCTGGCCAAAGTGCTGAGGTGGGAGCGGAACAAGGAGCTCTGGTCCTCTAGGCGGCTATCCATGCTGCTCTGGGCCACGTTTGGCGGTGCTGGGCCCTGCGATGTGGGGCGGCGGGAGACACTGACTGCACTGCCAAACACATGCTGCCTCCAGCCAGGGCGTGCAGGCCCCTTGGGATgccagggaaggaggcaggggttGACGTCACTGGGGCACAagagcagggctcctccaccCACATCCGTGGAGTGCCGCTCCTCTGGCCTGGCTTGGCCACCCTGTCTCTCTGGCTTTCCTAACTGGGCCTGTTCTAGAGCAccagatggatggacagatgtgaGATTGGGGGTTGGCATTCTCAAGAAACCTGAAGTTGCTGAGtaaggtgggggtgagggtggcaGGGGCCTGAGATCAGCAGCAATACTGTCCaagtcagagaaggcttcctgatCACAGCCCTCAGCGTTCAGAGACGTTCTCACCACAGATTTTCCTGAGGAAGTGCCCCTGGGGTGTGAGGTCCACAATCGGTTGGGCTCTGCGATATCCTCCTCTGTTGGGGAAGGAGGCTCCACGCTCAGGTTCAGCTCCTGAAGAGACCGGGAAGAGCTAACCACAGAGAACTGTGGTCTGGAGTGTCTGCGACCAGAGAAGACTGCAATTATAGGACGTGAACCCCGGTGGTGTGGCGCCGGCTGCTCCCTGCCAGAAGGGGGCTGCCCAGGGCCCTGAGCTGCCGGCCAGTGTGCTCTGCGTTGGCCTAAGGAGACGGTGGCTGAGTCACCGAAGCTGGGCAAGATCGTCTTGGACACAGGGGACCTGGCCACCGTCCTGCCCTCTCTGTCTGGACCTCTAGTCTGACAGCTGTCCGAGCCACCTTCATCAGCATGTGGGGGACTCCTGACCCCCGCAGGGTCTTCACGGCCACCTGCAGCCTGGTCTCTCTGTTGCTCTTCCTCCTCCCATAGACCGTCAACCTGGGATCTGGAGATATACTTTAACTCTGTTATGAGTTTGGCTTGGGGATGCAAGCCACCATGATCCCTGGACCCTGGGGGAAGTTGCGGCTCTTCTGAAAGGCATCTGATGTCATTTCCCAAACATCCCTGTTGTAGTCCCTCCGGCAGCTCACTCTCAGCACACCATTCACTTAAATTCAGGGTGTGtggtccctctgctgctgctggcttGGGTTGAGAGCCCTTCGCACCCTGGCCCCCCCCAGAGCTGTCCTGCACCCTCCCGGGTGTCTCAGAGCACTTGCCCTCGGGGAAAGGGATAGCCTCAAGCTCGGCTCGGACTTTCTTCTCGGCAGCCTTCTTCTCAGGATCCCCTACTGACCTGGAGCTCCCATCAGTGAGCGAGTGGCTGAGGGGGCTCGTCTTCATGTTGGGGCCAGCAGGGGAGCTGCAGCCCCCAGTCAGAGGCAGGACCGCAGTGGCAGAGGCCTCCGGGGTGCTGCTGTCTGCTGGCCCCAGCTCTACATTAATGCCTTTGGGCTCAAGGCCATGAGCCAACAGCACACCAGATTCCCCGCCACGGCCCTCTCTTCTCTCCATTCCCCAGGGCCTGGAGGGGACCCTGGAAGGGTGGTAAGGGTGTAGAGGGGCCGTGGAAGCCCCCCTGCCCAGGTCACCATCTCTGTAACATAGTGAggtggaaggaggggaggaatGGGCACCCCAAACAACAGGTTGAGGGCTGCACGGCTGCCAGCAAGGACCAGAGCTACTCTCTTCCTGGCCCCGGGATAGGCCAAGGGTCTTGCTGCCACCAGGGCTCCATGAGGAGACACCAAAACCCAAGTCTTCCCGTGGGCATCTGCTCAGGGCCTCctctctgactcccctggggctctGATCCGGCAACAGAGCTGGCCTGGGACTTTCCATGCTGGCCCTGCAGGCTTCCGCCGGCCCAGAGCCAACACTCCCTTCCTGCTTCACACGTGGCTGTGAGGGAGCTTCCGGTCCAAGCCCCCTCAGGGCTCCAGGCAGGAGAGTACCCCGTTTGGGGCTCGCTCTCCCTTCTTCTAAGCTGGTGGAAGCCTCGAGGCATTGGCCCTGGTCTTGGTTAGGCTCTGAGAGGCTGGCTGAGTTCTGAACAACAGAGATCACAAGGTGACTTTCAAAACAGGTTGTTCTTCCTCTCTGTGCAACGGCTTGGAAGTTATCTGAACCTCCTCCCCATGTGCAGTCCAGAGTCCCAGGTTCTTGGTGGGCTGGGCTGCTCTCCTGATGGCTGGGGAGCATGCCCTCGGCTGCAGCCAACACCTCTCTCCCCTGTGCGATCTGTCCAGAATCCTCAAAAGGGGCCTGAGAAAGTGAGGCAGCCACTACTTCACCTGTCATCACCCTCCTGTCCTCCTCCCTGGAGGCTGTTGAAGAAGGAAGACCATCTGAGCCCAGAGCATCAGCAGAGGGAGACACTCTGGttgcttctttgcttttctctgtgaTTTCAGAAGAGCTTGTGGGACACACAGATTGCTCACCTGCTCCCAGGAAACGCCCCGGCTTTCCGGTGCAATGGCTCCCACCTGGAGCAGGGTCGGTGTGGGAGCGAGTCCGTGAGGGACACTGCGGCCCCATGTCAGTGTCAGTGCTGGGCAGAGAGTGGAACCTGTCTGCAGAGGGGGGTATGGCCTGAAGGACAGTTGTCCTCTTGTCAACTGATAGGTGTCCTGGTTCAACGGAGAGAGGTGCCATGTGATTCCGTGCTTCAGCCTCATTTGTGGTTCTGTTGGCCAGTGACTGGCCCATTTGAGGACACTGAAGCCTGCCGGGGGCCCTTGAAGAACATTCAGGCTCTAATAAAGTCTTGCTGGAAGGCAGGACTGTGGCCCCAGCCACCACGTCGTAAAGCTGCTTCCCCTGAGTCTTTGCCTGTCCTGTCTCCTCCAAAACAGCCAGGCTTGTGGGTGGCTGAGCAGAGGGCTCCGACTGAGGTACCACTGGTGGGGACACAGGCGCTGAGAAAGCCCCACCAGCAGGACTGAGGTCCTCGGCCTCCTGCCTTACCTCTCTGCCTTGGTTGTCTGCTTCTTCCAAGGGGCTGCCAACCCTCCTCTCAAGCAGGCTAAAGGCCCCATTCAGGGCACCGGCTCTGTCTGGTCCTCTTGGTTCAGCTGCCTTGGCTCTGGAAGGAGAACCTACCCTGCTACCCGGGCCCATCGAGCTGCTTCTAAGGTGCCCTCCCTGGTCTTGGGGACCAGTGCTTGCTGACCTCTTGCCCTCTGCACCCAGGGGAATGCTCCCTGGTGCACTGGATTGACCATGAGGTCCCATGGCCACGGACGGCACAGACCCAGGCCGGGCAGAGTGCGCCACAGAGGAGCACTGTCTGCCGCCTCCCTGCAGGCTATGGCGTCCAGACGCCCCACTCTGGTCCTGCTGCTCCACTCCAGCTGCCAAGGGACTGGTGGGCATTTCCAGCATGGTAGGAGCCAACACACAGTCAACAGAAGAAATGCCTAGAGTATTAGGTGCAGAGAGATCGCTTCTTGGCAGCCTTGTTGAATTTAAGGGCAAGGTATGACTCAGGTCTTGGCGAGGAGCCATACGGGAGTCCGGCTGGCTTGGTAACAGGCTGCTCTTGTGGCTGAATGATGTGTGCACACAATGGTGGCACAGGCCAGGGAGTCTCTGAGTAGCCGAGACTGTGCTTCTCTCCTCTAGGCTCCCTCTTTGAGCAGCCATTTCTTCCACTCTGCCTCGAACTGCGGGCTCCTCTTGCTTATGGATGCACTTGGCAGGATGGCTTTCTTGAACACCGTCCCCAGTCTCCAGCTCCTCCAGACTTCCCAAGCTGCGGGGCTGGCGTCTGAGGCACACTGCACTCGCCACCTTGCCCTCCTCAGAAGCCCCCTTGGGCCTGGGCTGCAATGGCAGAGCTCCGGCTGACGCTTTCATCCTCCGGTGAGCAGAGGCATTGGTGCATTCTCTGCAAACTGTGCATACCCCTAAATAACCACCAGAGTCCTTGGCAGGTGTGTCTAGAACAGCTAGGTAGGTGTGCCCTCTCACAAATCTGCTGCCAGGTCCCCGGGGATCAGCGCTACCATTCACCTCCACTTCCCCAGCTTCATCAGCCCTACAGATAACATTGTCTGTCCGTTTGGGAGAAGTCAGCTGATCCTTGAAGGGTGGGTGGTTTCCAAAGCTGCCTGTCCTCAGCACGCTGTCAGCCGTCTCCTGGTCCTGTTGGTACTGGAAGATGAATTCCTTGCTGACTCCTGGTGGGTGGGAAGCGTGCAGCTGCTTACCCTGTTTGGATTCAATTTCTGAGATGCCATTCTCCAGCTGCATCACACTCCTAATTAGCCTAGCCATCTCATCAGCATTATTAACTCTTTCACCCCATGTCTTTCCAGGTGGTTCTTTGGGATTTGCTTTAAGCACTTTTCCAGGGACTTTGCATTTGCTGAGGTTTCTTTCCTGACAGCATGTAACTGACTGGAATTGTTCATATGTGGACTCAGTCTGTGAAAGCTTAAACTCTTCTGAGCCGTCTCTGGAATGGGGTGCTTTTCCAAGAAGGCCAGTTTCGTTCCTCCGTTCCTCCTTATGGGCTGGACTCTCACCCAGGGCCAGGGTCTCTGGGCTGCTTACCTCACAACGCACTGATCTAGACTTTAAAGGAAGAGCGGCACCCTGTGGCTTGTCCTTGTCAGGGGCTAAATAGATGGTTTTACAGGTGAAATCAGACCTAACCCTGGAAGGAAAGTGTCCCTTTGCGTCAAAGGCCTGGGCCTGTGTGAGGACTGTGTTCTGCCCCTGCCCTTCTTCCTCACCCGTCTCAGATTCACTCACAAGCAGAGGCTTCCCCGACCCAGAACTGTTTGAGGAGACACTGTAGTGGGACTGTACAGGAGCCTTTGCTCCCTGCCCAAGCGTCGTAAGACTGTgtctatttaaaattccaacttGATTTTCAAATTTACATACTTTTATGCTGGTAGATGGGAAAAAATGTCCATTCTGCGTGACAAAAAAATAAACCGAATTATGGCTTGTTTCTTTAACCTTTCCaaagcattttcctttttctctgcaaacTTCCTTGGTGTTCAAATCAACTGGCCTCTCGGCTGCGACCTGCTGAGGTGATACAATCTTGGAATTCTGGTTTTGTAATTGTACTGGCAACTTATTCTCCACATACACACTTTGGAGGACCTGGTGCTCATGTCCAAagccccaggcttccctgaggggtggggagggcaccCTTGCTTCTCTGCAAGCTGGAATTTCCAAGGCAGTTTCTGTCAGGGCATCTCGGCTTTTGGTCACATAGAATGTTTCCAAGGGAGGTGGCTGCAGGGAAGATGGAAGTGGATTCCAGGGAGCAGAGTGAAGGTATAGCTCTGGACCAGACGGAAAGGGGCAGGAAGGCCTGCTGTGTCTTCCGCCCGCTTCCATGGAGCTCTCCTGGGAGTCTGTCTTCTCTTCCTGCGGGGGGCAGTGGCTGTTCTGACCTAATTGCCTCTCTGGGCCTGCTCTCTTCTTCCTCAAAGGAGCCCCGCCTCGGGGGCAATGGGGGTCTTTGGTGGCTATGGTGACAATATGGTGACAAGGTTTCTTCAGGATGAAACACTCATCAGAGGACGTCATGAGTCCAGGTTTCTTGCTGCTCTGAGAGGACTCCTCCAAGCTGCTCTTTTTGACTCCCTGCACTGCCGTCACGGGGTACGCCATCTTGTTTTCTGCTGCAGAGACCTGTGCATTTGTAGGTCCAGAAGTCAACGATTCTACATCTGCTGAGTAAGTTCCACTATGACTTGCCTCTTTCTCACTAGTTGTAAAGAAATCTGAAGTACCTTCTACCTTGACATTCAGACTGTCCTGTTCTTTCTCTGCTCTCAAACGCCTAATTTTGGACAGATGGGTTGGAACATTGTTGAAATCTGGGCTGCTAGATGCCCCAGGACCAACTGGCAATATAGTATCTCCTCCCCTGCCGGAAGCTTGAATGGGAAAATCAGAGTTTTCCTTAAGGGAGGGGGAAACTGGCCTGGGGGCTCCCGTGGCCTCCAAAACAGGATGAGACAGTTCAAGGAGGTACTTTTGCTGGAGGGCAGCCCAGTCTCTCTCACAGGCGCTGCCAACATAAGTAAATGAGCTGGCAGAGGCAGCCAACAAGCTGGACACACTAGAGTTGGATGCTTCAGAGACGCCTTGCTGGGCCGTGTCAGGGACCCCACTGGCTTGAAAGGTACCCTCAGCTCCTGGGTGAAGAAGGCTGCAAGGGTCGCAGAGGGACACAGACCCAGAAACAGGGTCTGTATACACACTTCTAATGCTGCAAGGCAGCTCAGTGCTGGCCGGAGGCAGTGTGGAGCTGAAAGGCAAGATGGTTTCTGTACCTGGTGACTTGAGTTCTTCTGTATTGAGCCAGTATCCAGGCCTTTCCCAACTGCAGCACTGAACCTCCTGGATGTCGGGACTTGGACATAAAGAATGTTGGGGGCTGCTGGGATTGATCTTGGAGTCACAGGAGAACCAGGAATCCATGGACACCAGAGGGCTCCCTCTGGAGGGCTGCACGTCTTGAAGCATGGTGGCCGGTTCTGTAGGGCTTCCCGCCACCGCCACCTCAGGCTGCTCACAGGGCTGCTGCGGCTGGGGTTCCAGGTAAAATGAACTGCTCGCTGGCAAGATGGCATCTAGCCTTGGGGCTCTTCTGTGACTGATGGAACCAAGCCTGCATACTGCCTCCTGGCCCCCTGCAGGCAGAATGGGGCTCTGCAGGCGCCAGAAAGTCTCCGCAGGCATCTCATCAGTTGAACCAAAGAAAGGCTTTCCTTGCCAATGGTCCCCCGGTTCTTCTTCAGCATCGATCAGGCTGTCTAGGGAAACACTCCTGTGAGCCAAGGTGAATGGTCGACTGCCTGAGGATGTGGTGAAGCCCCTCCCAGAGGCTCGTGCCCTG from Capra hircus breed San Clemente chromosome 10, ASM170441v1, whole genome shotgun sequence encodes the following:
- the STARD9 gene encoding stAR-related lipid transfer protein 9 isoform X5, with translation MANVRVAVRVRPLSKREIKEGGKIIVEVNGKVAKIRNLKVDGRPNGFGDSREKVVAFGFDYCYWSVNPEDPQYASQDVVFQDLGTEVLSGAAKGYNICLFAYGQTGSGKTYTMLGTPASVGLTPRICEGLFIRKENCAPLPASCSIKVSFLEIYNERVRDLLKQSDQKKTYNLRVREHPEMGPYVQGLSQHVVTNYKQVIQLLEEGIANRITAATHVHEASSRSHAIFTIYYTQAFLENNLPSEIASKINLVDLAGSERADPSYCKDRIAEGANINKSLVTLGIVISTLAQNSQVFNNCQSLNSAARDGGDSGLPSSPSGTSSGVGPSRRQSYIPYRDSVLTWLLKDSLGGNSRTIMVATISPAHTSYSETMSTLRYASNAKNIINKPRVNEDANVKLIRELREEIGRLKAMLLSFELRNFHSLNEGKDENLKELILQNELKTDQLSKDWARKWNEWQALVEHYRVDINKRQAGLVIDSSLPHLMALEDDVLSTGVVLYHLKEGTTKIGRIDSEQEQDIVLQGQWIERDHCTITSACGVVILRPARGARCTVNGREVTSSCRLTQGAVITLGKAQKFRFNHPAEAAVLRQRRQVGEALGGSGSLEWLDLGGDVAASQMCLCPLLWKERRALGEQSNKDHWPLRAGETPCGTQIPQQQQQHLVGDVRQQILVGQIRAKQEAEPKQLHTGLRVEDDKLRGETWLANLRQQPQQDHAAEKELEAAVPSHSWCQTDPKTQPYPQVRSQSNVVHPQFLRRHEQNIQQRRASFKLERVIKKQRLLEGHRGPEQLRALYWLQDDRLRRTPFPALCPGALIPGPHRRSRLTSCSSLRLRRPCSWHSAQLRSVFVNRDPSTTLPPMPDPAEQLSEEYLPLAASYPPRIGHLIQHALCSSGEGQFGTARKALAWKGASHLGTCLTESSESASVQEVERMALPAPLELEETQGKERDLPEPDNSESDDSQISEDSLAEKGPRNPRDSPGHSYLTSGYGHSQARARASGRGFTTSSGSRPFTLAHRSVSLDSLIDAEEEPGDHWQGKPFFGSTDEMPAETFWRLQSPILPAGGQEAVCRLGSISHRRAPRLDAILPASSSFYLEPQPQQPCEQPEVAVAGSPTEPATMLQDVQPSRGSPLVSMDSWFSCDSKINPSSPQHSLCPSPDIQEVQCCSWERPGYWLNTEELKSPGTETILPFSSTLPPASTELPCSIRSVYTDPVSGSVSLCDPCSLLHPGAEGTFQASGVPDTAQQGVSEASNSSVSSLLAASASSFTYVGSACERDWAALQQKYLLELSHPVLEATGAPRPVSPSLKENSDFPIQASGRGGDTILPVGPGASSSPDFNNVPTHLSKIRRLRAEKEQDSLNVKVEGTSDFFTTSEKEASHSGTYSADVESLTSGPTNAQVSAAENKMAYPVTAVQGVKKSSLEESSQSSKKPGLMTSSDECFILKKPCHHIVTIATKDPHCPRGGAPLRKKRAGPERQLGQNSHCPPQEEKTDSQESSMEAGGRHSRPSCPFPSGPELYLHSAPWNPLPSSLQPPPLETFYVTKSRDALTETALEIPACREARVPSPPLREAWGFGHEHQVLQSVYVENKLPVQLQNQNSKIVSPQQVAAERPVDLNTKEVCREKGKCFGKVKETSHNSVYFFVTQNGHFFPSTSIKVCKFENQVGILNRHSLTTLGQGAKAPVQSHYSVSSNSSGSGKPLLVSESETGEEEGQGQNTVLTQAQAFDAKGHFPSRVRSDFTCKTIYLAPDKDKPQGAALPLKSRSVRCEVSSPETLALGESPAHKEERRNETGLLGKAPHSRDGSEEFKLSQTESTYEQFQSVTCCQERNLSKCKVPGKVLKANPKEPPGKTWGERVNNADEMARLIRSVMQLENGISEIESKQGKQLHASHPPGVSKEFIFQYQQDQETADSVLRTGSFGNHPPFKDQLTSPKRTDNVICRADEAGEVEVNGSADPRGPGSRFVRGHTYLAVLDTPAKDSGGYLGVCTVCRECTNASAHRRMKASAGALPLQPRPKGASEEGKVASAVCLRRQPRSLGSLEELETGDGVQESHPAKCIHKQEEPAVRGRVEEMAAQRGSLEERSTVSATQRLPGLCHHCVHTSFSHKSSLLPSQPDSRMAPRQDLSHTLPLNSTRLPRSDLSAPNTLGISSVDCVLAPTMLEMPTSPLAAGVEQQDQSGASGRHSLQGGGRQCSSVAHSARPGSVPSVAMGPHGQSSAPGSIPLGAEGKRSASTGPQDQGGHLRSSSMGPGSRVGSPSRAKAAEPRGPDRAGALNGAFSLLERRVGSPLEEADNQGREVRQEAEDLSPAGGAFSAPVSPPVVPQSEPSAQPPTSLAVLEETGQAKTQGKQLYDVVAGATVLPSSKTLLEPECSSRAPGRLQCPQMGQSLANRTTNEAEARNHMAPLSVEPGHLSVDKRTTVLQAIPPSADRFHSLPSTDTDMGPQCPSRTRSHTDPAPGGSHCTGKPGRFLGAGEQSVCPTSSSEITEKSKEATRVSPSADALGSDGLPSSTASREEDRRVMTGEVVAASLSQAPFEDSGQIAQGREVLAAAEGMLPSHQESSPAHQEPGTLDCTWGGGSDNFQAVAQRGRTTCFESHLVISVVQNSASLSEPNQDQGQCLEASTSLEEGRASPKRGTLLPGALRGLGPEAPSQPRVKQEGSVGSGPAEACRASMESPRPALLPDQSPRGVREEALSRCPREDLGFGVSSWSPGGSKTLGLSRGQEESSSGPCWQPCSPQPVVWGAHSSPPSTSLCYRDGDLGRGASTAPLHPYHPSRVPSRPWGMERREGRGGESGVLLAHGLEPKGINVELGPADSSTPEASATAVLPLTGGCSSPAGPNMKTSPLSHSLTDGSSRSVGDPEKKAAEKKVRAELEAIPFPEGKCSETPGRVQDSSGGGQGAKGSQPKPAAAEGPHTLNLSEWCAESELPEGLQQGCLGNDIRCLSEEPQLPPGSRDHGGLHPQAKLITELKYISRSQVDGLWEEEEQQRDQAAGGREDPAGVRSPPHADEGGSDSCQTRGPDREGRTVARSPVSKTILPSFGDSATVSLGQRRAHWPAAQGPGQPPSGREQPAPHHRGSRPIIAVFSGRRHSRPQFSVVSSSRSLQELNLSVEPPSPTEEDIAEPNRLWTSHPRGTSSGKSVVRTSLNAEGCDQEAFSDLDSIAADLRPLPPSPPPYSATSGFLRMPTPNLTSVHPSGALEQAQLGKPERQGGQARPEERHSTDVGGGALLLCPSDVNPCLLPWHPKGPARPGWRQHVFGSAVSVSRRPTSQGPAPPNVAQSSMDSRLEDQSSLFRSHLSTLASAQSLLNKCSSGGNARGLREAWEVLGSLPALRNPDILISSEESAPLKGPDERAQFRGTPGEVGSLRREPPWAEGSAAGPVDEIMRLYPPEVGGPIAQSRMDTLEQGTQTLGCGSHWSYSDFSAQSDLASWASMHNLSLHLSQLLHSTSELLGSLSQPSVAEKEWNAKRDTPHEVPQTQMMDGSTQTTVDEGIQTDLASPPLHLQAPEADPQKVNVILEGLGSDLASMSQGKGRVPGTLQKREAEETVWKTAGPLDLQGEDTLCRPQSAPVPSFHFNFQKGPFEQNLPSLSPQASPDALLPPSSQPEEPTCLAVGRPCLSAFSSPGPYTQVAESVGELRVQKEQGSASTLLVDRASSPILTLSASTPGSGIPLSALSLSSPSALSLDSRQKLMSSPSLPLPAPRPPVGNSSQTTDEADGSRRAGAPCGEGRSSLEEGDCRPFLGVSSQGSPQQSTKLQVCFVQQPLQQCLPRATAGVQSRLSPPPLGNRSQRLADSFLPEDVASVECGPLSRRGPGGWQSRAEKRGEHSASPVELRPALDVPSSWGGLQRHSPCPFSELTDTPGLQGCILGPPVACQPGGLLPPGSQMHTAPEPQHHGLRDIPMHNKFSDLCGPQNNSPGGPGTMDSLGTRCDCSSGEQSQRLPQAPEDQSRAPEWPQKEQIPLKVGAQNLSLSTELTEAKLHHGFGEADALLQVLQSGTGEALAAEEEELYARPKHPAETLQRERSEELQNSRRSRSLSPKKQLTFARDFDLPSRRREYLQQLRKDIVETTRADATRIPAGP